The following are encoded in a window of Lactobacillus intestinalis genomic DNA:
- the cydB gene encoding cytochrome d ubiquinol oxidase subunit II, with protein sequence MSFLQILWFVLIGVLFAGFFFLDGFDYGVGMAVETLAYNEKEKSQVIETIGPVWDGNEVWLITAGGAMFASFPYWYATLFSGYYLILLLILFGLIIRGVSFEFRAQSPEYRKPFWDAMLALGSLIAVFFLGVMFISMIKGMPIDANGNMKAQFFDYFNWFSIVGGVALVLLTYLHGLNYITLKTKGPISDRARNYAQALYWVLYVGEVIFALLLLFQTDFLRVHPILTWVCLILIVGFSVAAHICTFSDKQGLAFTFSGLTLVSLVALIFCGLFPRVMISSISSSYDLMIQSASSSNYTLVIMTIATVILVPCILAYTIWAYWIFRKRIEMPRVGDGY encoded by the coding sequence ATGTCATTCTTACAGATACTTTGGTTTGTTTTGATCGGCGTTTTATTTGCAGGCTTTTTCTTCCTTGATGGCTTTGATTATGGGGTAGGAATGGCTGTTGAGACGCTGGCTTATAATGAAAAAGAAAAAAGCCAAGTTATTGAAACAATCGGTCCTGTTTGGGATGGAAATGAAGTGTGGCTAATTACTGCCGGGGGTGCGATGTTCGCATCATTCCCATATTGGTACGCTACTTTATTTTCTGGATATTATTTAATTCTGTTGTTGATCTTATTTGGTTTGATCATTCGTGGGGTATCATTTGAGTTCCGTGCTCAAAGTCCGGAATATCGCAAGCCTTTCTGGGATGCAATGCTTGCTCTTGGAAGTTTAATTGCTGTTTTCTTCTTGGGAGTTATGTTTATCTCAATGATTAAAGGGATGCCTATTGATGCAAATGGTAATATGAAAGCCCAATTTTTCGATTACTTTAATTGGTTCTCAATCGTAGGGGGGGTTGCCTTAGTTCTTCTCACTTATTTGCACGGCTTGAACTATATTACTTTAAAAACTAAAGGCCCTATTTCTGATCGTGCCAGAAATTATGCCCAAGCTTTATATTGGGTACTTTATGTTGGTGAAGTGATTTTTGCATTACTTCTTTTATTCCAAACCGACTTTTTGAGAGTTCATCCAATCTTAACTTGGGTATGCCTAATTTTGATTGTGGGCTTCTCAGTTGCAGCTCATATTTGCACCTTTAGTGATAAGCAAGGATTGGCCTTTACTTTTAGTGGACTTACCTTAGTTTCATTAGTTGCATTGATCTTTTGTGGATTATTCCCAAGAGTCATGATTTCATCAATTAGTAGTAGTTATGACTTGATGATTCAGAGTGCATCATCATCAAACTACACATTAGTAATCATGACTATTGCAACAGTTATTTTGGTACCATGTATTTTAGCTTATACCATTTGGGCATATTGGATTTTCCGTAAGAGAATTGAAATGCCTAGAGTAGGGGACGGATATTAA